A window of Natrinema versiforme contains these coding sequences:
- a CDS encoding amidohydrolase, with the protein MSSDVRNRLRDLRRAFHRHPEPGWREFRTTARVVEELERIGVDEIAVGREALATDERMAVPPESELEPWLERAREAGVRSDILERTAGGHTGVIAVLEQGEGPCIGLRVDLDAISMRESDERDHRPAAEGFRSEHDGYMHACGHDAHVAMALGALETIKESDFEGTVTVFFQPAEEISGGGKAMAESGYLDDVDYLLALHIGLDHPTGEIVAGIEKPLAMAHLTATFEGASAHAGKAPNEGANAMQAAATAIQNAYGIPRHSDGMTRVNVGRIEGGTASNVIAEEVTIEAEVRGETTSLMEYTRTELERVLYAAAEMHDCDVTPRVISESPRVDSHPALRDLVGNVAWEVDGVDRVVPSEEFGVSEDVTYLMERVQADGGLASYVLVGTDHPTSHHTPTFDIDEDSLEVGVGLLTETAVELSRRRP; encoded by the coding sequence ATGTCCTCTGACGTGCGAAACAGGCTGCGCGACCTCCGGCGGGCGTTCCACCGCCATCCGGAACCCGGGTGGCGCGAGTTCCGGACGACAGCCCGGGTGGTCGAGGAACTCGAGCGGATCGGCGTCGACGAGATTGCCGTCGGCCGCGAGGCGTTGGCGACCGACGAGCGCATGGCCGTTCCGCCCGAGTCGGAACTCGAGCCGTGGCTCGAGCGCGCTCGCGAGGCGGGGGTTCGATCGGACATCCTCGAGCGCACCGCCGGCGGCCACACGGGCGTTATCGCGGTGCTCGAGCAGGGCGAGGGGCCCTGCATCGGACTGCGCGTCGACCTCGACGCGATTTCGATGCGCGAGTCGGACGAGCGCGACCACCGACCGGCCGCGGAGGGCTTTCGCTCCGAACACGACGGCTACATGCACGCCTGCGGCCACGACGCCCACGTCGCGATGGCGCTCGGCGCGCTCGAGACGATAAAGGAGAGCGACTTCGAAGGGACGGTGACGGTCTTCTTCCAACCGGCAGAGGAGATCTCCGGCGGCGGGAAGGCGATGGCCGAGAGCGGCTACCTCGACGACGTCGACTACCTGCTCGCGCTCCACATCGGGCTGGACCACCCCACCGGCGAGATCGTCGCCGGCATCGAGAAACCGCTGGCGATGGCCCACTTGACCGCGACGTTCGAGGGCGCGAGCGCCCACGCGGGCAAGGCCCCGAACGAGGGGGCGAACGCCATGCAGGCGGCGGCGACCGCGATCCAGAACGCCTACGGCATCCCCCGGCACAGCGACGGGATGACTCGCGTCAACGTCGGCCGCATCGAGGGCGGCACCGCGAGCAACGTCATCGCCGAGGAGGTCACCATCGAGGCCGAAGTCCGCGGTGAGACCACCTCGCTGATGGAATACACGCGCACCGAACTCGAGCGCGTACTCTACGCCGCCGCCGAAATGCACGACTGCGACGTGACCCCGCGGGTGATCAGCGAGTCGCCTCGCGTCGACAGCCATCCCGCCCTGCGGGACCTCGTGGGGAACGTCGCGTGGGAGGTCGACGGCGTCGATCGCGTCGTTCCGAGCGAGGAGTTCGGCGTGAGCGAGGACGTGACCTATCTGATGGAACGGGTCCAAGCGGACGGCGGCCTCGCCTCGTACGTCCTCGTCGGTACCGACCACCCGACGAGCCACCACACACCGACGTTCGATATCGACGAGGACAGCCTCGAGGTCGGCGTGGGGCTGCTGACCGAGACAGCCGTCGAACTCTCCCGCCGTCGACCGTAG
- a CDS encoding BCCT family transporter, giving the protein MSDAENGMVDEFLEEIDPIVFAFGALLTVGVIAAFFISPSTVESGISSLNNQMLGAFNWALLLIVFLIVVFLLFLIVGPWGSIKLGDESPEYSFLSFFAMLYSAGFAAGVVFWGPTEALFYYDSPSPLFGGVEGGSAEAMTLAVQQTLFHWALPQLAVFTIMGIAIGYFAYNYENVPLRVSSALTPIIGAENLDGPVAKVVDILAVFATIGGVATSLGFIGSQFVTGLDYQWGISMGNIGILLVVTFMTLLFTTSMVLGVDKGIRRLSNFNMILFVILMFGTFIAGPTLFLILLGTQAFGGMLSDFVSMSLFTGAGPMGAGDPAATEWMNAWTVFYWAWALSWSPFAGLFIARISKGRTVREVAFTGIVATSGATIPWFTFVGGTAVWAQHNGIADFGAVIAGEAGAEVSGFILFEALQFTLNLGGSSITIPIGTALMYVFLILVTTFFVTSADSSTLAVSMMTTGGKAKPSTINRVFWGVVLGMTAAILMILGGTGSANTLQQAAIITGTPFALVCFLAMCSLIKDFGSSYGHVLLQDETVLVGSSAKTEPEPESPGPGGPVESDDD; this is encoded by the coding sequence ATGAGCGACGCCGAGAATGGAATGGTCGACGAGTTCCTCGAGGAGATCGATCCGATCGTCTTCGCGTTCGGCGCGTTGCTGACGGTCGGCGTTATCGCGGCGTTTTTCATCAGTCCCAGTACGGTCGAGAGCGGGATTTCCTCGCTGAACAATCAGATGCTCGGCGCGTTCAACTGGGCGCTGTTACTGATCGTCTTCCTCATCGTCGTCTTTCTGTTGTTCTTGATCGTCGGTCCCTGGGGATCGATCAAGCTCGGCGACGAATCGCCGGAGTACAGTTTCCTGTCGTTTTTCGCGATGCTGTACTCGGCGGGGTTCGCCGCGGGCGTCGTGTTCTGGGGCCCAACCGAGGCGCTGTTCTACTACGATAGTCCCTCACCGCTATTCGGCGGTGTCGAGGGCGGCTCGGCCGAAGCGATGACCCTTGCTGTCCAGCAGACGCTGTTTCACTGGGCGCTCCCCCAGCTCGCAGTGTTTACGATCATGGGGATCGCAATCGGCTACTTCGCGTACAACTACGAGAACGTCCCGCTCCGAGTCTCCTCAGCGCTCACTCCCATCATCGGTGCCGAGAACTTAGACGGACCGGTCGCGAAGGTCGTCGACATCCTCGCCGTTTTCGCGACCATCGGTGGCGTCGCGACGTCGCTGGGATTCATCGGTAGCCAGTTCGTCACGGGGCTGGACTACCAGTGGGGGATCAGTATGGGGAACATCGGCATTCTCCTCGTGGTGACCTTCATGACGCTGCTGTTTACGACCTCGATGGTGTTGGGCGTCGACAAGGGGATCCGCCGGCTGTCGAACTTCAACATGATTCTCTTCGTTATCCTCATGTTCGGCACGTTCATCGCCGGCCCGACGCTGTTCCTGATTCTGCTCGGCACGCAGGCGTTCGGTGGGATGCTGTCGGACTTCGTCTCGATGAGCCTCTTTACCGGTGCCGGCCCGATGGGGGCCGGCGATCCGGCGGCGACGGAATGGATGAACGCCTGGACCGTCTTCTACTGGGCGTGGGCGCTCTCGTGGTCGCCGTTCGCGGGTCTGTTCATCGCCCGCATCTCCAAGGGGCGCACCGTTCGCGAGGTCGCGTTTACGGGGATCGTCGCGACCTCCGGAGCCACCATCCCGTGGTTCACGTTCGTCGGCGGTACCGCCGTCTGGGCCCAGCACAACGGCATCGCCGACTTCGGCGCGGTGATCGCCGGCGAGGCCGGGGCGGAAGTCTCCGGCTTCATCCTCTTCGAGGCGTTGCAGTTCACGCTCAACCTCGGCGGGAGTTCGATCACGATCCCGATCGGTACCGCCCTGATGTACGTGTTCTTGATCCTCGTGACGACGTTCTTCGTCACCTCCGCGGACTCGTCGACGTTGGCCGTCTCGATGATGACGACCGGCGGAAAGGCCAAACCGTCGACGATCAACCGAGTCTTCTGGGGTGTCGTCCTGGGAATGACTGCTGCGATCCTGATGATCCTCGGTGGGACGGGGAGCGCGAACACGCTCCAGCAGGCGGCGATCATCACCGGGACGCCGTTCGCCCTCGTTTGCTTCCTCGCGATGTGCTCGCTGATCAAGGACTTCGGTTCGAGCTACGGCCACGTGTTGCTGCAGGACGAGACCGTCCTGGTCGGCTCGAGCGCGAAGACCGAACCCGAACCGGAATCGCCCGGTCCCGGCGGCCCCGTCGAATCGGACGACGACTGA